GCTGCTCGACCGCCGCCTCGAACAGCACGCTCACCTGCGTCTCGTCGGTGACATCGCACGGCAGCGCGGCAACGGCCGTCCCGAACTCCCCGGCCAGCTCGGCCTCGTACTCCTTGAGCCGCCGCACATGGGCGTCGCTGATCAGCACGCGCGCGCCCTCCTCCAGGAAGCGCCGCGCTGTCGCCCCGCCGATCCCCGCCCCGGCCGCCGCGGTGATGACGGCGGTGCGGCCCTTCAGCAACCCGTGCCCGGGCACGTAGGCCGGACTCTCGACGCCTGTCATAGGGACACGCTAACCTACCAAACACTTGTTAGGGAAGACCGCTGAGGAGTTCACGGCCAAGGGGGACGCCACCGATGGATCTCGCCTTCACACATGAAGAGGACGCCTTCCGGGCCGAGGCCCGCACCTGGCTGCACGCGCACGTGCCGTCCACCCCGCTGCCCTCGCTGGAGACGGAGGAGGGCTTCCGGGCTCACCGCGCATGGGAGACGGAACTGGCCGCGGACCGCTGGTCGGTGGTGGACTGGCCGAGCGCGTACGGCGGCCGGGATGCGGGCCTGATCAGATGGCTGATCTTCGAGGAGGAGTACTACACGGCGGGCGCGCCCGGCCGCGTCAGCCAGAACGGCATCAGCCTGCTCGCCCCCACCCTCTTCGACCACGGCACGGAGCGACAACGCGCGCGCGTGCTGCCGCCGATGGCCTCCGGCGAGGTGATCTGGGCCCAGGCGTGGTCGGAGCCCGAGGCCGGTTCGGACCTCGCATCCCTGAAGGCCAGGGCCGTCCGCACGGACGGCGGCTGGCTGCTCACCGGGCAGAAGACCTGGTCGTCACGTGCCGCATTCGCCGACCGCGCGTTCGGCCTGTTCCGCACCGAGCCGGACACCCCGAAGCCCCACCAGGGCCTGACCTACCTGATGTTCGACCTGCGCGCACCGGGCGTCACCGTCCGCCCGATCGGTCGCCTCGACGCAAAGCCCGCCTTCGCCGAACTGTTCCTGGACGAGGTGTTCGTGCCGGACGAGGACGTGATCGGCGAACCCGGGCAGGGCTGGCGGATCGCCATGTCGACAGCGGGCAACGAACGCGGGCTGAAGCTGCGCTCCCCGGGCCGTTTCCTCGCGAGCGCCGACCGCCTGCTGACGCTCTGGCAGGCACAAGGAGAACCGGAATCCACGAAACGCCGTGTCGCCGACGCCCTGATCGGCGCTCGCGCCTACCAGCTCTTCACCTACGCCGCCGCCTCCCGCTTCCTCGACGGCCAGGAAATCGGCCCGGAGTCCAGCCTGAACAAGGTCTTCTGGTCCGAGTACGACATCGCGCTGCACGAGACGGCCCTCGATCTCCTGGCCGAGGAGGGCGAGTTCGCGGACACGGACTGGTCGGAGCGGTACGTCTTCGCACTCGCCGGCCCGATCTACGCCGGCACGAACGAGATCCAGCGGGACATCATCGCCGAACGCCTGCTCGGCCTTCCGAAAGGACGCCGCTGATGCGCGAGGGCTCCGCCGACGCCGAAGAAAGCGCGACGCACATGAAGGAGGCCGCGTTGATGCCCGAAGGAACGCCCTCGATGCCGAAAGGTCGCCGCTGATGCGCTTCCTCCTCGACGCCGAGCAGCGCGCGTTCGCCGCCTCGCTGGATGCGATGCTGACCTCCGCGGACACGCCCTCGGTGGTACGGGACTGGAGCCGCGGCGAGCACGGCAGCGGGCGCGCGCTGTGGGGCCGTATCGCCGACGCGGGCGTGTTCGCACTGGCGGTACCGGAGGAGTACGACGGACTGGGTCCCCGGCCCGTCGAACTCGCCCTCGCCTTTGTCGAGTTGGGGCGACACGCGGTACCCGGCCCGCTGGTGGAGACCGCGACAGCGGCGGTACTGCTCGACAAAACCGAACGCCTCCTCCCGCCCCTCGCCTCCGGCGAGACCATGGCCACCGTGGCGTACGACAGCCCGTACGCCCTCGACGGCGACGCGGCCACGATCCGTCTCGCCCTCAGCCCCGACGCCCTCCACCTGTCCCCCGGCCACGGCCCCGTCCGCCCCTCCCTCGACCCCGCCCGCCGCCTCACCCCCCTCGCTCCGGGCGGCGAACTCCTCACCCCCACCCCACCCGTCGAGCAAGCCCTCACCTGGGCCCGCCTCACCACTGCCGCCCAGGCGCTGGGCGTAGGACTCGCCCTCCTCGACAAGACCGTCGCCTACGTCAAGCAACGCACCCAATTCGGCGCACCCATAGGCTCGTTCCAAGCCGTCAAGCACCGACTGGCCGACGCGAAGACCGCCCTGGAGTTCGCCCGCCCCCTGCTCTTCGGCGCCGCGCTGACGATGGAGCCCGCTGATGTCGCCGCAGCCAAGGTCACGGCCTGCGAGGCGGCGTATGCGACGGCGCGGACCGCGCTGCAGCTGCATGGCGCGATCGGGTACACCTCGGAGTACGACCTGTCGCTGTGGCTGACCAAGGCCCGTGCCCTGCGCACCGCCTGGGGCACTCCGGACGAGTGCCGGGCCTTGGTCGTCAGGGGTGGTGGTCGCCGCTGGTGACCTCCCGGTACTCCTCCACCGTCGGCTTCTCGATCCGCTTGTCGGGCCCGAACATGGCCTGCGCCAGCCGGGCCCGCAGCCGCTGGGACGGCTTGACCCGACGGCGGACACCGCCCGCGTCGACGAGCGGACCGAGCTCGTACGGTGCGTTCTGCTCGTGCTGGGTCAGGGTGAACAGCTGCTCCTGCGAGACGGGTTCATGGACCTCGATGTACTCGCCGTTCGGCAGCCTCTTGATGGTGCCCGTCTCCCTGCCGTGCAGCACCTTGTTCCGGTCCCGGCGCTGGAGGCCGAGACAGATCCGCTTGGTGATGCTGTAGGCGAGGACCGGCACCACGAAGACCGCGATCCGCACGAACCAGGTGATGTCGTTGATGGACAGATGCAGATGGGTGGCCACGATGTCGTTGCCGCCGCCGATCAGCAGCACCGCGTACAGGCTGATCCAGGCCACGCCGAGCCCGGTGCGCACGGGCGCATTGCGCGGCCGGTCCAGGATGTGGTGCTCGCGTTTGTCGCCGGTGACCCATGCCTCGACGAAGGGATACACGCCGATCGCGAGCATGACCAGCGGGAACAGCGCGAAGGGGATGAACACGCCCAGCGCGAGGGTGTGGCCCCAGAGGTCGATCTCCCATCCCGGCATCACCCGGATCAGCCCCTCGGAGAACCCGAGATACCAGTCGGGCTGGGCGCCGGTCGTGACCAGATCGGGGCGGTAGGGCCCGAAGGCCCACACGGGGTTGATGCTGGCGATGCCCCCCATCATCGTCAGCACGCCGAAGACGAGGAAGAAGAAGCCGCCCGCCTTCGCCATGTAGACCGGCAGGAAGGGCATGCCGACCACCGACCTGTTGTCGCGGCCGGGGCCGGGATACTGCGTGTGCTTGTGGTAGAAGACCAGGATCAGATGGGCGGCCACCAGCCCCAGCATGATCCCGGGCAGCAGCAGCACATGGATCGGGAACAGGCGCGAGATGATGTCGTGCCCGGGGAACTCCCCGCCGAAGAGGAAGAACGACAGATACGTCCCGACGATCGGGACGGACAGGATCGCGCCCTGGGCGAAGCGGATACCGGTGCCGGAGAGCAGGTCGTCGGGGAGCGAGTAGCCGGTCAGGCCGGTGATGATGCCGAGCATCAGCAGGGTCCAGCCGAAGAGCCAGTTGAGCTCGCGCGGCTTGCGGAACGCCCCGGTGAAGAAGATCCGCATCATGTGCACGAGCATGGCGCTGACGAAGACCAGCGCCGCCCAGTGGTGGATCTGCCGCATCAGCAGCCCGCCGCGCACATCGAAGCTGATCTCGAGCGTGGACTCGAACGCCCTGGTCATCAGGACGCCGTTGAGCGGTTCGTACGAGCCGTGGTACTCGACCTCGACCATGCTCGGCTCGAAGAACAGGGTGAGGTAGACACCCGTGAGGATCAGGACGATGAAGCTGTAGAGCGCGACCTCGCCCAGCAGGAAGGACGGGTGGTCGGGGAAGACCTTGCGCATCTGCGCCTTGGCCAGCCCGTAGATCCCGAGCCGCCCGTCGGCCCAGTCCGCGAGTTTCTCGCCCCTGCCGGGAGCCTGCCTGCGCGAGCGGGCGGACCCGCCGGCCTGGTCCACCGATCGTGCGCCGTCCATACGTCGTCGCCTCCCCGTCGGATCTCACTCAGGGTGGCACGGCGGTCACGGCTCAGCCAACGGTGCGAGCAGACGGGTGGCGGGCGCTCCGCGGGCTGGGCTGGGAACGCTGTGCCGCGGGGGGGCCGTCTGTCGTCTGCGGGCCCGCTGTGGCTGGTCGCGCAGTTCCCCGCGCCCCTTTGGGGCGCGCTGCTGAACCCCGTTCAGCTATGCAGGTCCCACGATCCCCGCCGCCCGCGCCGCCACCAGCCACTTCGGGAACTCGCCCACCAGCCGGTCGTACAGCTCGCCGTCGGACACCTTCCGCGGATCCGGGCCGGCGTGGAAGAACCCGGCGTTGTCGACGGCCCGCTTCTCCGGCACCGCCAGTTCGTCGAGCTTGCGCAGATACTCGAACTGACGGCTCTTCGGATCGCCGAAGCCGATGAACTGCCAGAACATCGGCAGCCTGGCCGCCTTGCACAGATGGCGTTCCGCGGCGAGCTTGTTGATCGGGCCGCCGTCGGTCTGGAAGACCACCAGGGCCGGGTCCTTGGAGCCGCTGTCGAGGTAGTGGTCGATGACCGCGTCCATGGCGAGGTGATAGCTGGTCTTGCCCATGTGCCCGAGTCCGGCCACGATCTGGTCGATCCGGCCGCGATGGCCGGCGAGGGCGATGTCGGTGACCGCGTCGACGTCCGTGGAGAAGAACACCACGGGCACGGTTCCGTCGTCGTCGAGGTGCGCGGACAGCCCCAGCACGCGGTCGGCGAGCGCCTGCACACTGCCGTCCTTGTAGTACGGCTTCATCGACCCGGAGTAGTCGACGACCAGATAGACCGCCGCCCGCTGCCCGTCCAGGCCGTGCTTCGTGAGCGACACCCCGGCGCTCTTGTAGAGGCTGACCAGCGCGGGCGCGGTCTCCGCCACCTTGCTGAGACTGATCGCGGCCATGCCGGCTCCCCCTTCGCTCACCAGAACTGACGCCGAGGCTACGGCACTGCTGCCCCACCTCTCCCTCCGTCCACAGGTGTTCGCTATTTTGTTCGCCGCCGTCCCCACCGGCTCGCCGCCCGTCGTCATCGCCATGAGTCCCCACGAGTCCCCACGAGGAGCCGGTTCCGTGGAACCCGAGTCCGCCGTCACCACCTGCTACCGCCATCCCAAGGTGGAGTCCCACGTCCGCTGCACACGCTGCGAGCGCTACATCTGCCCGGACTGCATGCGGGAGGCGGCCGTCGGCCACCAGTGCCCCGAGTGCGTGAAGGAGGGGGCGCGGACGGTACGGCAGGCCCGGACCGTCGTCGGCGGGCGGGTCTCGGCGACGCCTGTCGTGACGTACGCACTCATCGCGCTCAACGTGCTCGCTTATCTGGGCGAGTTGGTGCGTCCGGCGATCGTGGAACGGTTCGAGATGCTGGGCGCCGGGCTGGCCGGTCCGGACGGCGGGCACTACGTGTGGCAGGACACGTATCCGGCGGGGTTCCAGCCGGAGGGGGTCGTGGACGGGGAGTGGTACCGGCTGCTGACCGGCGCCTTTCTCCATCTTCCGCCCACCGAGGGCACGTTCGGGATCCTGCACATCGTGATGAACATGGCGTCGCTGTGGAGCGTGGGCCGGGTCGTCGAGGCCCAGCTCGGCCGCGTCCGCTACCTCGCCCTCTATCTGCTCTCCGCGCTCGGCGGCTCGGTGGTGGTGCTGCTGCTCGCGCCCGGGACGCCGACGGTCGGCGCGTCCGGCGCGATCTTCGGGCTCGGTGCCGCCTACTACGTGATGGCCCGGCGTCTCGGGGCGAACATGGACGCCGTCAACCGTTTCATGGCGGGCCTGCTGCTGTGGCTGCTGATCTCCGCGGGGCTCACGTCCTGGCAGGGGCACTTGGGCGGGCTGCTCGCGGGTGCGGTGGTGACGGTGGCCTTCGCGTACGCGCCTCGGAATCGGCGCTCAGTGGTCCAGGCGGGCGTCTGCCTGGCGCTCCTCGCCCTGCTCGCCGTACTGGCCGTCGGCAAGGTCAGCGCGCTGACGTGAGAGAAACAGCTTCGTGAGAAAAGCGGCGGCGCCTGCCCAATCGTCCGGTCGGGGACTAGGGGGCAGGCGCCGTCGGGTGTTCCGCACGCCTTTGTGCGGGACGTTTCTTGGGGCCGATCAGACCGTCAGCGAACGGTCCGTCGGGCGGATCGGTGCCGGCAGGTCGCTCACGCCCGTCAGGAAGCGGTCGCACCCGCGGGCGGCCGAGCGGCCCTCCGCGATCGCCCAGACGATCAACGACTGACCGCGGCCCGCGTCACCGGCGACGAAGACACCGGGGACGTTGGTCTGGAAGTCGCCGTCACGGGCGATGTTGCCGCGCTCGTCGAGGTCCAGGCCGAACTGCTCGACCAGGCCGTTCTCCCGGTCGGTGCCGGTGAAGCCCATCGCCAGCGTGACCAGCTGGGCGGGGATCTTGCGCTCCGTGCCCGGCTTCGGCGTCAGCTTGCCGTCGATGAACTCGACCTCGGTGAGGTGCAGCCACTGGACGTTGCCGTCCTCGTCGCCCTCGAAGTAGGTGGTGGAGACGGAGTAGACCCGCTCACCGCCCTCCTCGTGCGCGGACGTGACCTTGTAGAGCATCGGGAAGGTCGGCCACGGCTGGTGCGGTGCCCGGTCCTCGCCCGGCCTGGGCATGATCTCCAGCTGCGTCACCGAGGCCGCGCCCTGCCGGTGGGCGGTGCCCACACAGTCCGCGCCGGTGTCGCCGCCGCCGATGACGACGACGTGCTTGCCCTCGGCCGTGATGGGGGGCGTCACGAAGTCGCCCTCCTGCACCTTGTTGGCCAGCGGCAGGTACTCCATGGCCTGGTGGATGCCCTTGAGCTCGCGGCCGGGGACCGGGAGGTCACGGGCGGTCGTCGCACCGGCGGCGATGACGATCGCGTCGTACCGCTTCTTCAGGTCGGTCGCCTTGAGGTCGCGGCCGATCTCGATGCCGGTACGGAAGCGGGTGCCCTCCGCGCGCATCTGCTCGATACGGCGGTTGATGTGCCGCTTCTCCATCTTGAACTCGGGGATGCCGTAGCGCAGGAGGCCGCCGATACGGTCCGCGCGCTCGTAGACGGCGACGGTGTGGCCCGCCCGGGTGAGCTGCTGGGCGGCGGCGAGACCGGCGGGGCCGGACCCGATGACCGCGACCGTCTTGCCGGACAGGCGCTCCGGCACCTGCGGGGCGACGTCACCGGTCTCCCATGCCTTGTCGATGATCGAGACTTCGACGTTCTTGATGGTGACGGCGGGCTGGTTGATGGCGAGCACACACGCCGACTCGCACGGGGCCGGGCACAGGCGGCCGGTGAACTCCGGGAAGTTGTTCGTGGCGTGCAGGCGCTCGGACGCGGCGGCCCAGTCCTCGCGGTAGGCGTAGTCGTTCCACTCGGGGATCAGGTTCCCCAGCGGACAGCCGTTGTGGCAGAACGGGATGCCGCAGTCCATGCAGCGGCTGGCCTGCTTGCTGATGATCGGCAGCAGCGAGCCGGGGACGTAGACCTCGTTCCAGTCCTTGAGGCGTACGTCGACGGGGCGGGACTTGGCGACCTCGCGGCCGTGGTTGAGAAAGCCCTTGGGATCAGCCATTGGTCGCCGCCTCCATCATCTTCTCGGTGATCTCGGTCTCGGAGAGACCGGCTCGCTCGGCGGCGTCCTTGGCGGCGAGCACTGCCTTGTACGTGCTGGGGATGATCTTGCTGAAGCGGTCCACCGACTCGGACCACTCGGCGAGGAGCTTCCCGGCGACCGTGGAGCCGGTCTCCTCCGCGTGCCGGCGCACCACGTCGTGCAGCCACTGCTTGTCGGTGTCGTCCAGCTTCTCGATGGCGCCGACGTTGCCGACGTTCACGTTGTCGCGGTTCAGGTCGATCACGTAGGCGATACCGCCGGACATACCGGCCGCGAAGTTACGGCCCGTCTCGCCCAGCACCACCGCGTGACCGCCGGTCATGTACTCGCAGCCGTGGTCACCCACGCCCTCGGAGACGACCGTCGCGCCGGAGTTGCGGACGCAGAAGCGCTCGCCCGAACGACCGCGCAGGAACAGCTCCCCGCCGGTCGCGCCGTACGCGATGGTGTTGCCCGCGATCGTCGAGAACTCGGCGAGGTGGTCGGCGCCCCGGTCGGGACGCACGATCACACGGCCGCCCGACAGCCCCTTGCCGACGTAGTCGTTGGCGTCGCCCTCCAGGCGCAGCGTGATGCCGCGCGGCAGGAAGGCACCGAAGGACTGGCCGGCCGAGCCGGTGAAGGTGATGTCGATGGTGTCGTCGGGCAGGCCCGCGCCACCGAACTTCTTGGTCACCTCGTGGCCGAGCATGGTGCCGACCGTGCGGTTGATGTTGCGGATGGCGACCTGGGCGCGCACCGGCTGGGCGTCGGTGGCCGAGTCGGCGGCCAGGGCGTCGGCGGCGAGCTTGATCAGCTCGTTGTCGAGCGCCTTCTCCAGGCCGTGGTCCTGCTGGATCAGCTGGTGGCGCACCGCGCCGTCGGGCAGGTCGGGCACGTGGAACAGCGGCTCCAGGTCCAGGCCCTGCGCCTTCCAGTGGTCGACGGCACGCGTGACGTCCAGCGTCTCGGCGTGGCCGACGGCCTCCTCGAGGGAGCGGAAGCCCAGCTCGGCGAGGATCTCGCGGACCTCCTCGGCGATGAACTGGAAGAAGTTCACGACGTATTCGGCCTTGCCCGCGAACCGGTCGCGCAGAACCGGGTTCTGGGTGGCGATGCCGACCGGGCAGGTGTCCAGGTGGCACACGCGCATCATGACGCAGCCGGAGACGACGAGCGGCGCGGTCGCGAAACCGAACTCCTCGGCGCCCAGCAGCGCGGCGATGACCACGTCACGGCCGGTCTTCAGCTGGCCGTCGGTCTGTACGACGATGCGGTCGCGCAGGCCGTTGAGCAGCAGGGTCTGCTGGGTCTCGGCGAGGCCGAGCTCCCAGGGACCACCTGCGTGCTTCAAAGACGTGAGGGGAGAAGCGCCCGTGCCACCGTCGTGACCCGAGATGAGCACGACGTCCGCGTGCGCCTTCGACACGCCGGCCGCGACCGTGCCGACGCCGACCTCCGACACCAGCTTCACGTGAATCCGCGCCTGCGGGTTCGCGTTCTTCAGGTCGTGGATCAGCTGGGCCAGGTCCTCGATGGAGTAGATGTCGTGGTGCGGCGGCGGGGAGATGAGCCCCACGCCCGGCGTCGAGTGCCGGGTCTTCGCCACCCACGGGTACACCTTGTGGCCGGGCAGCTGGCCGCCCTCGCCGGGCTTGGCGCCCTGGGCCATCTTGATCTGGATGTCGTCCGCGTTGACCAGGTACTCCGACGTCACGCCGAAGCGGCCGGAGGCGACCTGCTTGATCGACGAACGGCGGGCCGGGTCGTACAGCCGGTCCGCGTCCTCGCCGCCCTCACCGGTGTTGGACTTGCCGCCCAGCTGGTTCATGGCGATGGCGAGGGTCTCGTGCGCCTCCTTGGAGATGGAGCCGTACGACATGGCGCCCGTCGAGAAGCGCTTGACGATCTCGGAGACCGGCTCGACCTCGTCGATGGAGATCGGCTCGCGGCCCGACTTGAAGCCGAACAGGCCGCGCAGGGTCATCAGCCGCTCGGACTGCTCGTTCACGCGGTCCGTGTACTTCTTGAAGATGTCGTAGCGCGCGGTGCGGGTGGAGTGCTGGAGGCGGAAGACCGTCTCCGGGTCGAACAGGTGCGGCTCGCCCTCGCGGCGCCACTGGTACTCGCCGCCTATGTCGAGCGCGCGGTGCGCGGGCGCGATGCCGCTCGCCGGGTAGGCCTTGGCGTGGCGGGCGGCGACCTCCTTGGCGATGACGTCGATGCCGACGCCGCCGATCTTGGTGGCGGTGCCGTTGAAGTACTTCTGGACGAAGGTCTCGTCGAGACCGACGGCCTCGAAGACCTGGGCTCCGCGGTAGGAGGCGACGGTCGAGATGCCCATCTTGGACATGACCTTCAGGACGCCCTTGCCGAGCGCGTAGATCAGGTTGCGGATGGCGTGCTCGGCCTCGATGCCGGGAAGGAACGTGCCCGCGCGGACCAGGTCCTCGACGGACTCCATCGCCAGGTACGGGTTGACCGCGGCGGCGCCGAAG
This genomic window from Streptomyces sp. DG2A-72 contains:
- a CDS encoding acyl-CoA dehydrogenase family protein, with the translated sequence MDLAFTHEEDAFRAEARTWLHAHVPSTPLPSLETEEGFRAHRAWETELAADRWSVVDWPSAYGGRDAGLIRWLIFEEEYYTAGAPGRVSQNGISLLAPTLFDHGTERQRARVLPPMASGEVIWAQAWSEPEAGSDLASLKARAVRTDGGWLLTGQKTWSSRAAFADRAFGLFRTEPDTPKPHQGLTYLMFDLRAPGVTVRPIGRLDAKPAFAELFLDEVFVPDEDVIGEPGQGWRIAMSTAGNERGLKLRSPGRFLASADRLLTLWQAQGEPESTKRRVADALIGARAYQLFTYAAASRFLDGQEIGPESSLNKVFWSEYDIALHETALDLLAEEGEFADTDWSERYVFALAGPIYAGTNEIQRDIIAERLLGLPKGRR
- a CDS encoding acyl-CoA dehydrogenase family protein; amino-acid sequence: MRFLLDAEQRAFAASLDAMLTSADTPSVVRDWSRGEHGSGRALWGRIADAGVFALAVPEEYDGLGPRPVELALAFVELGRHAVPGPLVETATAAVLLDKTERLLPPLASGETMATVAYDSPYALDGDAATIRLALSPDALHLSPGHGPVRPSLDPARRLTPLAPGGELLTPTPPVEQALTWARLTTAAQALGVGLALLDKTVAYVKQRTQFGAPIGSFQAVKHRLADAKTALEFARPLLFGAALTMEPADVAAAKVTACEAAYATARTALQLHGAIGYTSEYDLSLWLTKARALRTAWGTPDECRALVVRGGGRRW
- a CDS encoding cytochrome bc complex cytochrome b subunit; this encodes MDGARSVDQAGGSARSRRQAPGRGEKLADWADGRLGIYGLAKAQMRKVFPDHPSFLLGEVALYSFIVLILTGVYLTLFFEPSMVEVEYHGSYEPLNGVLMTRAFESTLEISFDVRGGLLMRQIHHWAALVFVSAMLVHMMRIFFTGAFRKPRELNWLFGWTLLMLGIITGLTGYSLPDDLLSGTGIRFAQGAILSVPIVGTYLSFFLFGGEFPGHDIISRLFPIHVLLLPGIMLGLVAAHLILVFYHKHTQYPGPGRDNRSVVGMPFLPVYMAKAGGFFFLVFGVLTMMGGIASINPVWAFGPYRPDLVTTGAQPDWYLGFSEGLIRVMPGWEIDLWGHTLALGVFIPFALFPLVMLAIGVYPFVEAWVTGDKREHHILDRPRNAPVRTGLGVAWISLYAVLLIGGGNDIVATHLHLSINDITWFVRIAVFVVPVLAYSITKRICLGLQRRDRNKVLHGRETGTIKRLPNGEYIEVHEPVSQEQLFTLTQHEQNAPYELGPLVDAGGVRRRVKPSQRLRARLAQAMFGPDKRIEKPTVEEYREVTSGDHHP
- a CDS encoding VWA domain-containing protein: MAAISLSKVAETAPALVSLYKSAGVSLTKHGLDGQRAAVYLVVDYSGSMKPYYKDGSVQALADRVLGLSAHLDDDGTVPVVFFSTDVDAVTDIALAGHRGRIDQIVAGLGHMGKTSYHLAMDAVIDHYLDSGSKDPALVVFQTDGGPINKLAAERHLCKAARLPMFWQFIGFGDPKSRQFEYLRKLDELAVPEKRAVDNAGFFHAGPDPRKVSDGELYDRLVGEFPKWLVAARAAGIVGPA
- a CDS encoding rhomboid family intramembrane serine protease; the encoded protein is MEPESAVTTCYRHPKVESHVRCTRCERYICPDCMREAAVGHQCPECVKEGARTVRQARTVVGGRVSATPVVTYALIALNVLAYLGELVRPAIVERFEMLGAGLAGPDGGHYVWQDTYPAGFQPEGVVDGEWYRLLTGAFLHLPPTEGTFGILHIVMNMASLWSVGRVVEAQLGRVRYLALYLLSALGGSVVVLLLAPGTPTVGASGAIFGLGAAYYVMARRLGANMDAVNRFMAGLLLWLLISAGLTSWQGHLGGLLAGAVVTVAFAYAPRNRRSVVQAGVCLALLALLAVLAVGKVSALT
- a CDS encoding glutamate synthase subunit beta, with amino-acid sequence MADPKGFLNHGREVAKSRPVDVRLKDWNEVYVPGSLLPIISKQASRCMDCGIPFCHNGCPLGNLIPEWNDYAYREDWAAASERLHATNNFPEFTGRLCPAPCESACVLAINQPAVTIKNVEVSIIDKAWETGDVAPQVPERLSGKTVAVIGSGPAGLAAAQQLTRAGHTVAVYERADRIGGLLRYGIPEFKMEKRHINRRIEQMRAEGTRFRTGIEIGRDLKATDLKKRYDAIVIAAGATTARDLPVPGRELKGIHQAMEYLPLANKVQEGDFVTPPITAEGKHVVVIGGGDTGADCVGTAHRQGAASVTQLEIMPRPGEDRAPHQPWPTFPMLYKVTSAHEEGGERVYSVSTTYFEGDEDGNVQWLHLTEVEFIDGKLTPKPGTERKIPAQLVTLAMGFTGTDRENGLVEQFGLDLDERGNIARDGDFQTNVPGVFVAGDAGRGQSLIVWAIAEGRSAARGCDRFLTGVSDLPAPIRPTDRSLTV
- the gltB gene encoding glutamate synthase large subunit; translation: MRTPRQPSQHSANGQNRSFMDARPAAQGMYDPRNEHDACGVGFVATLTGEASHALVEQALTVLRNLEHRGATGSEPDSGDGAGILSQVPDAFFREVAGFELPQAGGYAVGIAFLPEAGADEAVSRIETIAADEGLTVLGWREVPVAPELLGATARSTMPAFRQIFVTDGAAVPATGIDLDRKAFVLRKRAEREADVYFPSLSARTIVYKGMLTTGQLEPFFPDLSDRRFASAIALVHSRFSTNTFPSWPLAHPYRFVAHNGEINTVKGNRNWMAARESQIVSDLFGEQDKIDRIFPICTPEASDSASFDEVLELLHLGGRSLPHSVLMMIPEAWENHDSMDPARRAFYQFHATTMEPWDGPACVTFTDGTQVGAVLDRNGLRPGRYWVTDDGLVVLGSEVGVLDIDPAKVVRKGRLQPGRMFLVDTAEHRIIEDDEIKAQLATEAPYAEWLEAGEIELSDLPEREHIVHTHASVTRRQQTFGYTEEELRVILAPMAKAGAEPIGSMGTDSPIAALSDRPRLLFDYFTQLFAQVTNPPLDAIREELVTSLRSSLGPQGNLLEPTAASCRSVTLPFPVIDNDELAKLIHINADGDMPGMKAATLSGLYRVSGGGDSLAARIDEICAEADAAIDNGARLIVLSDRHSDAEHAPIPSLLLTAAVHHHLIRTKQRTHVGLLVEAGDVREVHHVALLIGFGAAAVNPYLAMESVEDLVRAGTFLPGIEAEHAIRNLIYALGKGVLKVMSKMGISTVASYRGAQVFEAVGLDETFVQKYFNGTATKIGGVGIDVIAKEVAARHAKAYPASGIAPAHRALDIGGEYQWRREGEPHLFDPETVFRLQHSTRTARYDIFKKYTDRVNEQSERLMTLRGLFGFKSGREPISIDEVEPVSEIVKRFSTGAMSYGSISKEAHETLAIAMNQLGGKSNTGEGGEDADRLYDPARRSSIKQVASGRFGVTSEYLVNADDIQIKMAQGAKPGEGGQLPGHKVYPWVAKTRHSTPGVGLISPPPHHDIYSIEDLAQLIHDLKNANPQARIHVKLVSEVGVGTVAAGVSKAHADVVLISGHDGGTGASPLTSLKHAGGPWELGLAETQQTLLLNGLRDRIVVQTDGQLKTGRDVVIAALLGAEEFGFATAPLVVSGCVMMRVCHLDTCPVGIATQNPVLRDRFAGKAEYVVNFFQFIAEEVREILAELGFRSLEEAVGHAETLDVTRAVDHWKAQGLDLEPLFHVPDLPDGAVRHQLIQQDHGLEKALDNELIKLAADALAADSATDAQPVRAQVAIRNINRTVGTMLGHEVTKKFGGAGLPDDTIDITFTGSAGQSFGAFLPRGITLRLEGDANDYVGKGLSGGRVIVRPDRGADHLAEFSTIAGNTIAYGATGGELFLRGRSGERFCVRNSGATVVSEGVGDHGCEYMTGGHAVVLGETGRNFAAGMSGGIAYVIDLNRDNVNVGNVGAIEKLDDTDKQWLHDVVRRHAEETGSTVAGKLLAEWSESVDRFSKIIPSTYKAVLAAKDAAERAGLSETEITEKMMEAATNG